A stretch of the Lactuca sativa cultivar Salinas chromosome 9, Lsat_Salinas_v11, whole genome shotgun sequence genome encodes the following:
- the LOC111905082 gene encoding uncharacterized protein LOC111905082, whose amino-acid sequence MAESELNDSTTINSSNPFFISSSDNPNSILVASVFNGTGFNSWKRSKMVSLSANNKLRFVDGTIPKRLITSSSYSNWDRANSMVSNGAMLYQIQQQLYSISQDLGRITCFQDLPPCSCAAATAIHKFLEEQRLIQLLMGLNDSYKILRGQILMMKPLPTISTAYSLIIQEEQQRGINNLSIINNEAIAMLASSDNSSKKHLVCSHCKKNGHTKAQCYRLIGFPSNFKFTITRKDENKSMAQNVEVIFASSPSISPEEYQQLIDLFNSHKFGQAPTQANLSLVNGAMNDEGKQDSFIRFALNVRKSSSILQEQFSWIIDTGATDHMCSNKALFSSVSKLHQPQFIGLPDGFNTTVELIGEIQLHDSIILKGVFCFKYNLISVPKLTAQIQTFVIFTDKACMLQDPLSKNELSVGIFGTQTQFSKTIKVIRTDNAYEMGSSTECIDFYKIHVNHDFPSITTHFEPAFYHQAQGKPEWEETMQTELQALQQNHTWDIVKLLKHKKPISYRWVYKLKYRADGSIERLKARLVAKGFTQKEGIDYHETFSPVVKFTTVRCLIAIIVKRGWPIQEFDVNNAFLHGDLHEEVYMKPPLGFHVNSPSHVCRLRKSLYGLKQASRQWYSKLSNALHTRGFHHSINDYSLFLIQIQSTIVIIAVYVDDILVTGNDQVEISNLKTYLDDLFKIKDLGSIGYFLGLEFSAIVGGLVAHQHKFIHELLQLYSMQDTTSVSTPLPPNIHLTTSMPNLLTNPTSYRQLIGKLNFIVHTRPNLSYAIQHLSTPISWKSKKQATISLSYAEAEYRSMRRVCAELAWLTRLFHELQISNITPIPLKCDNQAAIHIARNPVFQDQAKHIKIDCHYVREKLQNGLINLSHVSTQDQHADVLTKSLNGSQHARAVSNLQLQPYPPA is encoded by the exons ATGGCGGAATCTGAGTTGAATGATTCTACAACTATCAATTCATCGAATCCTTTTTTCATTAGTTCTTCAGATAATCCCAATTCCATTCTTGTTGCTTCGGTTTTCAATGGAACTGGATTCAATTCATGGAAACGATCAAAGATGGTATCGTTGTCTGCCAATAACAAATTACGTTTTGTTGATGGAACAATTCCTAAACGTCTGATTACTTCATCGTCTTATTCTAATTGGGATCGAGCTAATTCCATGGTG TCAAATGGAGCCATGCTGTATCAAATTCAGCAACAACTGTATTCAATTTCTCAAG ATTTGGGACGAATTACGTGTTTTCAAGATCTACCTCCTTGTTCTTGTGCTGCTGCAACTGCAATTCATAAATTTCTTGAAGAGCAACGTCTAATTCAACTTTTGATGGGACTGAATGACTCATATAAAATACTCAGAGGTCAAATTCTTATGATgaaaccattgccaactatttcTACCGCTTATTCTCTCATTATTCAAGAAGAACAACAACGTGGAATTAATAATCTATCGATTATTAACAATGAAGCCATTGCGATGCTTGCTTCTTCTGATAATTCTTCCAAGAAACATCTTGTCTGTTCTCACTGTAAGAAAAATGGACACACTAAAGCTCAATGTTATCGATTAATCGGATTTCCATCCAATTTCAAGTTTACTATAACAAGGAAAGATGAAAATAAGTCTATGGCTCAAAACGTTGAAGTAATCTTTGCATCATCTCCTTCAATTTCTCCTGAAGAATatcaacaactcatagatctgttCAATTCTCACAAATTTGGTCAAGCACCTACTCAAGCAAATCTTTCTTTGGTCAATGGAGCAATGAATGATGAAGGTAAACAAGATTCATTCATTCGTTTTGCATTGAATGTTCGCAAATCTTCTTCAATTTTACAAGAACAATTTTCTTGGATTATTGATACTGGTGCTACTGATCATATGTGCTCTAACAAAGCTTTATTTTCTTCTGTTTCTAAACTTCATCAGCCTCAATTCATTGGTCTTCCTGATGGTTTTAATACCACTGTTGAACTCATTGGAGAAATTCAGTTACATGATTCTATTATTCTCAAAGGAGTGTTTTGTTTCAAATACAACCTCATTTCTGTGCCAAAACTTACTGCACAAATACAAACTTTTGTTATTTTCACTGACAAAGCTTGTATGTTGCAGGACCCTTTATCGAAGAATGAACTCTCTGTTGGCATTTTTGGCACACAA ACACAGTTTTCAAAAACCATCAAAGTCATAAGAACGGATAATGCTTATGAAATGGGGTCTAGCACCGAGTGTattgatttttacaaaattcatG TTAACCATGATTTTCCATCTATAACAACACATTTTGAACCCGCTTTTTATCATCAAGCTCAAGGTAAACCTGAATGGGAAGAAACAATGCAAACTGAGTTACAAGCTTTACAACAAAATCATACTTGGGATATTGTTAAATTGCTCAAACACAAGAAACCCATTTCCTATAGATGGGTATATAAACTCAAATATCGTGCTGATGGTTCAATTGAAAGACTTAAAGCACGCTTAGTTGCCAAAGGATTCACACAGAAAGAGGGGATTGACTATCATGAGACCTTCTCTCCGGTTGTCAAGTTTACAACAGTTCGATGTCTCATTGCTATTATTGTTAAACGAGGATGGCCAATTCAAGAATTTGATGTCAACAATGCTTTTCTTCATGGAGATCTCCATGAAGAAGTTTACATGAAGCCTCCTCTTGGTTTTCATGTCAATTCTCCATCTCATGTATGCAGGCTTCGCAAGTCTCTTTATGGCTTAAAGCAAGCCTCTCGACAATGGTACTCTAAATTGTCTAATGCTTTACATACCCGTGGTTTTCATCATAGCATCAATGATTATTCTCTATTTCTTATACAAATCCAATCAACAATTGTCATTATTGCTGTATATGTCGACGATATTCTGGTTACAGGCAATGATCAAgttgaaatttcaaatttaaaaacttATTTGGATGATTTATTCAAGATCAAAGATCTGGGAAGTATTGGATATTTTCTTGGATTAGAGTTCAGTGCCATTGTTGGAGGTTTGGTTGCACATCAACACAAATTTATACATGAATTACTTCAGTTGTATTCTATGCAAGATACTACTTCTGTTTCCACTCCACTTCCACCAAATATTCATCTAACTACCTCTATGCCAAATCTTCTCACCAATCCTACTTCTTATCGGCAATTGATTGGAAAATTGAACTTTATTGTTCATACAAGACCAAATTTATCTTATGCAATACAACATCTAA GTACACCTATTTCTTGGAAGTCTAAGAAACAAGCTACTATTTCTCTTTCTTACGCTGAAGCCGAGTATAGATCAATGCGACGAGTGTGTGCTGAGTTAGCCTGGCTAACAAGGCTTTTCCATGAATTACAAATCTCGAATATTACTCCAATCCCTCTCAAATGTGACAATCAAGCAGCCATTCATATAGCTCGCAATCCAGTTTTTCAAGATCAAGCTAAGCACATCAAAATTGACTGTCATTATGTTCGAGAAAAGCTACAAAATGGATTGATTAATTTGTCCCATGTTTCTACCCAGGATCAACATGCTGATGTGTTGACCAAATCATTAAATGGATCTCAACATGCTCGAGCTGTTTCCAATCTGCAGTTACAACCATACCCTCCAGCttga